The Edaphobacter sp. 12200R-103 genome contains a region encoding:
- the nuoI gene encoding NADH-quinone oxidoreductase subunit NuoI: MSIVRNAAAIVKGMSVTLKEAFQPSEVENYPDGKGPMRGAKFQERFRGKHQLQRDENGLEKCVACFLCAAACPSNCIYIEAADNTKEKRISSSERYAKVYNIDYNRCIFCGYCVEACPTDAITHGHGFELASLNATTLVMRKEDLLVPQVALPDVVQSDADKAEILA; the protein is encoded by the coding sequence ATGTCCATCGTTCGCAATGCTGCTGCCATCGTCAAGGGAATGAGCGTTACGCTGAAGGAGGCTTTTCAGCCCAGCGAAGTCGAGAACTACCCGGATGGCAAAGGACCGATGCGCGGCGCGAAGTTTCAGGAGCGATTTCGCGGCAAGCATCAACTGCAGCGCGACGAAAATGGTCTGGAAAAGTGCGTGGCCTGCTTCCTGTGCGCGGCTGCATGCCCTTCGAACTGCATCTATATCGAGGCGGCGGACAACACGAAGGAGAAGCGCATCTCAAGCTCGGAGCGCTATGCCAAGGTCTACAACATCGACTACAACCGCTGCATCTTCTGCGGTTACTGCGTCGAGGCCTGCCCGACCGATGCGATTACCCATGGCCATGGCTTTGAGCTGGCATCCCTGAACGCTACGACGCTGGTGATGCGAAAAGAAGATCTGCTGGTCCCGCAAGTGGCTCTTCCCGATGTTGTTCAATCGGATGCAGATAAGGCCGAGATTCTGGCCTGA
- a CDS encoding homocysteine S-methyltransferase family protein, translating into MIQRKPHPLQKILENRIAIIDGAMGTTIRTYGMTEADIRGERFKDSKKDLLNNGDIFSLTQPEMIGDIHRRFLEAGADIIETNTFGATSIAQSEFFVDDPREHGGRKNPEFYQKIIDDKFLADLAWEINEQSARQCREWADRVGSATGRQRFVAGAVGPLTVSLSNSPDADDPGFRVVTFDQVKTAYTQQVRALIAGGSDLLLVETIFDSLNAKAALVAIREVFDEGGKELPIMISAAVGRGGETMISAQTVEAFWTAMEHAKPLSIGLNCSLGPDLMYPFLEELSTKSTAAVSAYPNAGLPNPLSPTGFDLGPEDMARFLGDFANGGLINIAGGCCGNTPEHIAAVAKALEGKAPRPLNDQKVEVAA; encoded by the coding sequence ATGATCCAACGCAAGCCACATCCTCTGCAGAAGATTCTTGAGAACCGTATTGCCATCATTGATGGAGCGATGGGCACGACCATCCGTACCTACGGCATGACCGAAGCGGATATCCGTGGCGAGCGCTTCAAAGATTCCAAAAAAGATCTGCTGAACAACGGCGATATCTTTTCACTGACGCAGCCGGAGATGATCGGCGACATCCATCGCCGCTTCCTTGAAGCCGGGGCAGACATCATCGAGACGAATACCTTCGGCGCAACCAGCATCGCGCAGAGCGAATTTTTCGTAGACGATCCGCGTGAGCATGGCGGCAGAAAGAATCCTGAGTTTTATCAGAAGATCATCGATGACAAATTTCTTGCTGATTTGGCTTGGGAGATCAACGAGCAGTCCGCACGTCAGTGCAGAGAATGGGCCGACCGGGTAGGGAGCGCGACAGGCCGCCAACGCTTTGTCGCTGGAGCGGTCGGCCCGCTGACGGTGTCATTGTCCAACTCGCCCGATGCGGACGATCCGGGGTTCCGTGTAGTGACCTTCGACCAGGTGAAGACCGCCTACACGCAGCAGGTACGCGCTCTCATCGCTGGAGGATCGGATCTACTGCTGGTGGAGACGATCTTCGATTCGTTGAATGCGAAGGCCGCACTGGTCGCGATCCGCGAGGTCTTCGATGAGGGTGGCAAGGAGCTTCCAATTATGATCTCGGCTGCCGTCGGGCGCGGGGGCGAGACGATGATCTCGGCGCAGACGGTCGAGGCTTTCTGGACCGCGATGGAGCATGCGAAGCCACTCTCGATCGGCCTGAATTGCTCCCTGGGACCCGACCTGATGTACCCCTTTCTGGAAGAACTTTCGACCAAGTCTACGGCCGCCGTCTCCGCCTATCCCAATGCGGGTCTGCCCAATCCGCTGTCTCCTACGGGATTCGATCTGGGACCGGAAGATATGGCCCGCTTTCTTGGGGACTTTGCAAACGGCGGGCTGATCAATATCGCAGGCGGTTGCTGTGGGAACACCCCGGAGCACATTGCCGCGGTTGCAAAGGCACTGGAAGGAAAGGCTCCGCGGCCATTGAATGACCAGAAGGTCGAGGTTGCAGCGTGA
- the metH gene encoding methionine synthase, producing MSLTENDSTLVETKALRLSGSQPFTQQPGVFLVIGERTNVAGSPKFAKLIKEGKYEDAVSIARQQVENGANVLDICMDEGMIDGVAAMTRFLQLLASEPEVAKAPFMVDSSKWEVIQAGLKCLQGKGIVNSISLKEGEEKFRQQARTILKYGAAVVVMAFDEQGQAATYEDKVRICERAYRILVDETGFSPEDIIFDPNVLTVATGMEEHNNYAVDFINATRWIKQNLPHAKVSGGISNISFSFRGNNKVREAMHSAFLYHAIAAGLDMGIVNAGQLEIYEEIEPELKELVEDVLLNRRPDATERLVDYGETLKAAGAGATATEKKEEAWRSGTVEERLAHALVKGIDSYIEADTEEARAKLGRPLLVIEGPLMDGMGIVGDLFGAGKMFLPQVVKSARVMKKSVAYLTPFMEEEKQAMAAAGQEIKTQGKIVLATVKGDVHDIGKNIVGVVLACNNYEVIDLGVMVPAEKILQRAKEVRADIIGLSGLITPSLDEMVHVAREMQRQGFTLPLLIGGATTSRAHTAIKIAPHYSAPVVHVLDASRAVPVSTALLSDESREAFITQHQTEYENVRRSHAAPRLTAVPLEEARRRRTAIEWRAEDIAVPEFTGVRVLDNFPLATLREFIDWSPFFHAWGLKGIYPRIFEHEEYGAQAKQIFKEGNALLDRIIEGNLIRARGVYGFFPANAEGDDVALYADESRTEELTRFHFLRQQVNREGNEPCRSLADFIAPKETGLVDSIGAFAVTSGIGLKELCERFRAENDDYNAIMAEAIADRLAEAFAECLHKCVRDEWGYGRTENLTNDELIHERYRGIRPAPGYPACPDHTEKGTIWQLLDVEKNTGIQITESFAMWPGSSISGLYFAHPQSRYFSLGKIDRDQVEDYHLRKGIRIADVERWLSSNLNYDPSS from the coding sequence GTGAGCCTGACAGAAAATGACTCTACCCTTGTAGAGACGAAAGCGCTGCGTCTTTCAGGATCACAGCCGTTCACGCAGCAGCCGGGCGTCTTTCTCGTTATCGGAGAACGAACCAATGTCGCCGGCTCTCCTAAATTTGCGAAGCTGATCAAAGAAGGCAAGTACGAAGATGCCGTAAGCATTGCCCGGCAGCAGGTGGAGAACGGAGCCAATGTGCTCGACATCTGCATGGACGAGGGTATGATCGACGGCGTGGCCGCAATGACGCGCTTCCTGCAGTTGCTGGCAAGCGAGCCTGAGGTCGCCAAGGCGCCCTTTATGGTGGACTCCTCGAAGTGGGAGGTTATCCAGGCGGGGCTCAAATGTCTTCAGGGCAAAGGAATCGTAAACTCGATCTCTCTCAAAGAGGGCGAGGAGAAGTTTCGTCAGCAGGCCCGCACCATTCTTAAGTATGGCGCCGCCGTTGTCGTGATGGCCTTCGACGAACAAGGCCAGGCTGCGACTTACGAGGACAAAGTTCGCATCTGCGAACGCGCTTACCGCATCTTGGTAGACGAAACAGGCTTTTCGCCGGAAGACATCATCTTCGACCCCAACGTCCTGACGGTTGCGACCGGTATGGAGGAGCATAACAACTACGCCGTCGACTTCATTAACGCAACACGATGGATCAAACAAAATCTTCCTCACGCCAAGGTCTCCGGCGGCATCTCGAATATCTCGTTCAGCTTTCGCGGCAACAACAAGGTGCGCGAGGCAATGCACTCGGCGTTTCTGTATCACGCCATTGCCGCCGGTCTGGACATGGGCATCGTCAACGCCGGCCAGTTGGAGATCTACGAAGAGATTGAGCCGGAACTGAAAGAGCTTGTCGAAGATGTGCTCCTGAACCGGAGGCCAGACGCGACTGAGCGCCTGGTGGACTATGGCGAAACCCTGAAGGCCGCGGGTGCGGGCGCAACTGCGACCGAGAAGAAAGAGGAAGCGTGGCGCAGCGGGACGGTGGAAGAACGTTTGGCGCACGCCCTGGTGAAGGGAATCGACAGCTACATCGAGGCCGACACGGAGGAGGCGCGCGCCAAGCTGGGCCGTCCTCTGCTGGTGATTGAAGGTCCTTTGATGGACGGCATGGGGATCGTCGGCGACCTCTTTGGTGCGGGCAAGATGTTTCTGCCACAGGTCGTGAAATCAGCCCGTGTGATGAAGAAGTCCGTTGCCTATCTGACTCCTTTCATGGAAGAGGAGAAGCAGGCCATGGCTGCTGCCGGGCAGGAGATCAAGACCCAGGGGAAGATCGTGCTGGCCACCGTAAAAGGCGATGTTCACGATATCGGCAAGAATATCGTCGGTGTCGTGCTGGCCTGCAACAACTATGAGGTCATCGATCTCGGCGTCATGGTCCCCGCCGAAAAGATTCTGCAGCGTGCCAAGGAGGTGCGGGCAGACATTATCGGGCTCAGCGGATTGATTACGCCCTCGCTGGACGAGATGGTTCACGTGGCTCGCGAGATGCAACGACAGGGCTTTACGCTACCGTTGCTGATTGGTGGAGCTACAACTAGTCGCGCCCACACCGCTATCAAGATTGCTCCGCATTACAGTGCTCCTGTAGTTCATGTGCTTGACGCCAGTCGTGCCGTGCCTGTATCGACTGCGCTGCTGAGTGACGAGAGCAGAGAGGCGTTTATAACCCAGCATCAGACCGAATATGAGAACGTGCGGCGCTCCCATGCCGCGCCGCGTTTGACCGCTGTTCCACTCGAAGAGGCGCGAAGGCGACGAACCGCTATCGAATGGCGGGCAGAGGACATCGCCGTGCCGGAGTTTACCGGCGTACGAGTGCTCGACAACTTCCCGCTCGCAACCCTGCGGGAGTTTATCGACTGGTCACCGTTCTTCCATGCCTGGGGGTTGAAGGGGATTTATCCCCGCATCTTTGAGCATGAGGAGTATGGTGCTCAGGCGAAGCAGATCTTCAAGGAAGGCAATGCGCTTCTCGATCGCATTATCGAAGGCAATCTGATTCGAGCGCGTGGTGTCTATGGATTTTTCCCGGCGAATGCGGAAGGCGACGACGTTGCGCTCTATGCCGATGAGTCCCGCACTGAGGAGCTTACGCGCTTTCATTTTCTGCGCCAGCAGGTGAACCGTGAAGGAAATGAGCCGTGCCGCTCTCTCGCTGACTTTATCGCTCCGAAGGAGACGGGCCTGGTAGATTCTATCGGTGCCTTTGCTGTGACCAGCGGCATAGGCCTGAAAGAGCTATGCGAGCGCTTCCGCGCAGAGAATGACGACTACAACGCTATCATGGCCGAGGCAATTGCAGATCGGCTTGCTGAGGCCTTCGCAGAGTGTCTGCATAAGTGTGTCCGTGACGAGTGGGGTTATGGGCGCACTGAAAACCTGACCAATGACGAGCTGATCCATGAGCGTTATCGGGGGATCCGCCCGGCTCCGGGGTACCCGGCATGCCCGGACCATACGGAGAAGGGAACCATCTGGCAACTGCTCGACGTCGAGAAGAACACCGGGATACAGATTACGGAGTCGTTTGCGATGTGGCCCGGATCGAGCATTAGCGGTCTCTATTTCGCACACCCGCAGTCGCGTTACTTCAGCCTCGGCAAGATCGACCGGGACCAGGTGGAGGATTATCATCTGCGGAAAGGTATACGGATAGCGGACGTGGAGCGCTGGCTTAGCTCAAACCTGAACTACGATCCCTCCTCCTAA
- a CDS encoding response regulator, with protein MESTSTTKPSILHLCSREMLRPLRDQILRISGFEVDSFLTGSDTLQKFREKPYDLVLVDVEGEAGVTNAEDICSKIKTAQPDQRVAFVCNWRVAILTDCPDDIVRTEFDPVAFVRGVRNILAERN; from the coding sequence ATGGAATCTACATCGACGACCAAACCTTCTATCCTCCACCTCTGTAGCCGCGAGATGCTGCGGCCTCTCCGCGATCAGATCTTGCGCATCTCGGGCTTTGAAGTGGACTCGTTCCTAACGGGTTCCGATACTTTGCAGAAGTTTCGGGAGAAACCGTATGATCTTGTGCTCGTCGATGTAGAAGGCGAAGCCGGCGTAACCAATGCTGAAGATATCTGCTCCAAAATCAAGACCGCGCAACCCGATCAGCGGGTTGCCTTCGTCTGCAACTGGCGCGTAGCAATACTCACAGATTGTCCGGATGATATTGTCCGAACTGAATTTGACCCCGTGGCATTTGTCAGGGGAGTACGCAATATTCTTGCCGAACGGAACTAA